The following coding sequences lie in one Changpingibacter yushuensis genomic window:
- a CDS encoding PfkB family carbohydrate kinase: MSCLVIGEALVDEIEGRDGIMRRIPGGSMLNVAIGLRRLNRTVRLVTDIGNDDDGEMLAEYAASNGLELWLRPDAERNNPTSIARATVAESGQVSYDVDFTWDIQSTPVSGACKLDLEVLAPHSVAIGSFACHFEPGASKVRSWVEMLRSTATIFYDPNVRPNVLEDLETIRAQVEDFVRISDIVKVSWKDITALYGADVDVDAKVKEWLASGPALVVLTTGADGATMYSASGYIVGVAAPRVDVVDTVGAGAAFFSALIDGLSRVSLDGAEARENLRTISLTNLQTLGAYAATAATITVSRSGANPPSRDELIDRNEYYQASGINALVHS; the protein is encoded by the coding sequence TGAGCTGCCTAGTGATTGGCGAAGCTCTCGTAGATGAGATCGAAGGCCGCGACGGCATCATGCGGAGAATCCCCGGAGGTTCTATGCTGAACGTCGCAATTGGCCTGCGCCGCTTGAACCGGACGGTTCGATTGGTCACCGATATTGGTAATGACGACGACGGCGAGATGCTCGCGGAATACGCTGCTTCCAATGGTCTGGAGCTCTGGCTACGCCCGGATGCCGAGCGCAACAACCCCACATCGATCGCTCGTGCCACTGTGGCCGAAAGCGGGCAGGTCTCCTATGACGTGGACTTCACATGGGACATCCAATCGACGCCGGTCTCTGGTGCCTGCAAGCTAGATCTCGAAGTCTTGGCCCCCCACTCAGTTGCCATTGGTTCCTTTGCATGCCACTTTGAGCCAGGTGCTTCCAAGGTACGTTCATGGGTTGAGATGCTGCGAAGCACTGCCACGATCTTCTACGATCCCAATGTTCGCCCGAACGTGCTTGAGGACCTCGAGACCATCCGCGCGCAAGTTGAGGATTTCGTCAGGATTTCTGACATCGTCAAGGTCTCTTGGAAAGACATCACTGCGCTGTATGGTGCCGACGTCGACGTCGACGCGAAAGTGAAGGAGTGGCTGGCATCTGGCCCTGCCTTGGTCGTGCTAACTACGGGAGCTGACGGCGCCACGATGTACAGTGCCTCGGGCTACATCGTTGGTGTGGCAGCTCCACGGGTTGATGTAGTGGACACCGTGGGTGCTGGGGCGGCATTCTTCTCTGCGTTGATCGATGGCCTATCACGGGTCTCACTTGACGGTGCGGAAGCCCGCGAGAACCTGCGGACGATTTCTCTGACCAATCTCCAGACTTTGGGTGCTTACGCGGCTACTGCCGCCACGATTACAGTTTCCCGAAGTGGCGCAAACCCGCCCAGTCGTGACGAACTCATCGACCGCAATGAGTACTACCAGGCAAGTGGCATCAACGCTTTGGTGCATAGTTGA